AGTCTCACGTACCTGTCCCCTTCTCCGAAATCCAGCTGTTCCACTTTCCTTCCTCCGGCATTGTTTTGTATCCACACACACAGCCACCCTGTAATTTGACGGGGGGGGGATGAGCGGATATTATTTGTCGTGCTTTCAAGTTTGAAGTTTAACTGAAAAGGTATTTTTAGAAGTGCCTTTAACTCTAAAATTGAGGAAAGTAGTTTAGTTTAACCGATAATTCAAAAACATTTAAGCTCAAAGGAGGTAGTTATGAGAGTAATTAAATTTCTGGCAATTATTGCCGTATTGTTTTCATTCACAGCCATGGCTGATGCTGGCACCCTTGAGGATGTGAAAAAGCGGGGCAAGCTCAACTGTATTGTTTCATCAGGCTTGGCCGGATTCGCATCTCCAGACGGAAAAGGCAACTGGCAGGGCTTTGATGTCGATTTCTGCCGCGCCGTAGCCGCCGCAGTGCTGGGAAGCGGGGACAAGGTAAATTTCGTACCGTCTACGAATAGAACGCGTTTTGCCCAGCTAAATGCCGGCGAAGGCGACATACTGTTCCGCAACACCACTGAAACGCTGAGTCGTGACGCTGACCTGAAACTGACCTTCCTGCCCATTAACTACTATGATGGTCAGGGCTTTTTAACTCGCAAAAGTCTTGGGGTAACGTCAGCAACACAGTTGGCCGGGGCTTCGGTGTGCATCCAGACCGGCACCACCACGGAACTTAACTTGGCGGACTACTTCAGAGCCAATAAAATGAGGTACGAGCCTGTCAATACCGAAACCAATGAAGAGAGCATCGTCGCATATGAAAGCAAAAGATGCGACGTGTACACCACCGACGCGTCGGCTTTAGCCTCTACGCGAGCGGCGCTGAAAAAGCCTTCAGATCACATAATTCTTCCCGAAATCATTTCAAAAGAGCCGCTGGGCGGCGCGGTGCGCCATGGCGATGACCGTTGGGCTGATATCGGAAAGTGGGTGGTTAACGCGCTGATTATCGCAGAAGAGATGGGCATCACTCAGAAAAACGTCAAGGGTCTCGCTAAAAAGCCTGGAAATAATCCGAGCATGAACCGTTTTCTAGGCACCGAAGGCAACATGGGCGAGATGCTCGGTCTTGACAAGAATTGGGCCGTTAACGCAGTTTTAGCAGTAGGCAACTACGGGGAGATATTCGAAAGGCATCTGGGCCCCAATACTCCTCTAGCGCTTCAAAGAGGACTTAACGCTTCCTGGAAATCAGGGGGGATTTTGTACGCAGCGCCCATTCGCTGATCGTGAGTAAACGTCAATAATGACTCAAGCCGAAGCCGCAGCACGAATGTGATGGATCCAAAAGCTTTTCTGTCTCGATTGTGGAGGGATGAGCATTCCCGATCCGTTATTATCCAGGTCGTCGCAGTCGTGCTGCTTTTCGGCTTGTTCGCCTACATCGTAAGAAATGCCATTGTCAACCTTGAGGCAATAGGCAAAGGTTTCAGTTTCGGCTATCTGTGGGAACCCGCAAGCTATGATATAAATCAGCATCTAATAGAATACACGTCCCGTTCCACTCACTTCCGCGCAATGCTGGTGGGAATTCTAAATACCCTCCTGGTAGCGATAAGCGGCATCATTCTGGCAACGATTCTTGGATTCACGCTGGGCGTTCTGCGACTGTCGAAAAATCTGCTGGCAAGCAAGCTTGCCCACATCTATATTGATTACGTAAGGAATGTACCCGTACTGCTCCACATACTCCTTGTATACGGGATCATAGTTAATACGCTTCCCGTGCCCAGAGACGCGCAAAGTCTCGGCGATATCGCGTTTCTGACTAATCGCGGTTTCTTTCTTCCCAGACCGATTTTTGAACCTCTGTTTCTGGTGATTCTGGGGCTGTTCGCCGCGGGAATTATTTTCACAATATGGTTCCGCAGATATGCAGCGGATACACAAAGAAAAACAGGAGAGCACTACCCGGTGTTCTGGATATCGCTGGGGGCCATCCTAGGAATTCCGTTTATCTCCTATTTTCTGATAGGTGGTCCGATCACGTTTGAGCTGCCCGCGCTGACGGGGTTTAACTTTAGTGGAGGTATTGTGGTCAGGCCTGAATTCACCGCACTCTGGATTGCGCTTTCCCTGTATACAGCCGCGTTTATCGCCGAAATAGTAAGGGCCGGCATCATCTCCGTCAATTACGGGCAGACCGAAGCATCCCTGGCCCTCGGGATAAATCACGGCAGAACACTTAACCTAGTCGTGATTCCCCAGGCACTGAGGGTGATAGTACCGCCGCTTACCTCGCAGTATCTTAATCTTGCCAAGAATTCATCTCTGGCCATCGCGATCGGTTACATGGACATAGTCGCCACCATCGGCGGCATTACGCTTAACCAGACGGGCAGAGAAATGGAATGCATGATCATCGTGCTGGTGCTGTATCTCTCGCTATCCCTGCTGATATCCTTTGCGATGAACATCTACAACAAACGGACTAGGCTGGTTGAACGTTAGGAGGAAATAGTCATAAACAAGGAAACCTATAGAGTTGGAGAACACCCCGATCTTCCGCCGCCTCGTAACGTAATAGGAATCTACGCCTGGACTAGAAAACATTTTTTCTCAAGTGCCACAAACATAGTCTTAACGCTTCTGTCGCTCTGGTTTCTGATTGAAACCGTTCCCGCACTTGCGGACTGGCTGTTTCTTGACGCGGCATTTACCGGGGGAAGCAGAGATGAATGCAGTGCCAAGGCTGGCGGTGCGTGCTGGGCAGTTATCGGCGAACGTCTTAACCTGTTCACCTATGGTTTTTACCCAGCCGCTGAACGCTGGCGGGTGAATCTTTCGCTTGTTCTACTGATTTTCACTCTCTTTCCGATACTCTTCGAAAAAGCGCCTTATCGCAAGTACGCTCTTCATATTGCGGTCGCCTTCCCGTTCGTCACCGCATGGCTTCTGGTCGGAGGACTAGGTCTTACGCCTGTCGAAACCGACCAGTTCGGCGGTTTCATGCTTACCTTGGTCATCGGGATAACTGGCATCGGGTTTTCACTGCCGATCGGGATTCTGCTGGCTCTGGGTCGTCAGTCGAGGCTCCGCGCCATCCAGATATTTTCGATAGGCTTCATCGAGTTTATCCGCGGAGTGCCGTTGATTACTCTTCTGTTCGTAGCTTCAACGATGCTTAACTATTTCCTCCCTCCGGGAGTGACTTTCGATCTTCTGCTACGCGTGCTGATCATGGTTACCCTTTTCGCGTCGGCATACATGGCGGAAGTTATCCGCGGAGGTCTGCAGGCAATACCGAAAGGACAGTTCGAGGCCGCGGATTCAATGGGGCTTCGCTACTGGTCCGCTATGCGGCTGATCGTATTGCCCCAGGCGATGAAGATTTCCATACCCGGCATAGTGAATACTTTTATCGGATTATACAAGGATACAACACTGGTAATTATTATCGGACTTCTGGATCCTCTTGGGATAGGCAGGGCATCTCTCGCAGATACAAGGTGGACGGGACTCTCCACCGAAGTTTACCTGTTCGTGGCAATATTCTTTTTTATTTCCTGTTTTGGGATGGCAAGATATTCACAGCACCTTGAAAGTAAACTGGAAACCGATCATAAAAGATAAGGAGCATAGCACAGATGACCCAAAAATCTGAACCAACGAATGAGAAAACAAAATCGGCCGAAGAGGGCTACGCGGTAATAATGCGGGA
Above is a genomic segment from Candidatus Dadabacteria bacterium containing:
- a CDS encoding amino acid ABC transporter substrate-binding protein; this encodes MRVIKFLAIIAVLFSFTAMADAGTLEDVKKRGKLNCIVSSGLAGFASPDGKGNWQGFDVDFCRAVAAAVLGSGDKVNFVPSTNRTRFAQLNAGEGDILFRNTTETLSRDADLKLTFLPINYYDGQGFLTRKSLGVTSATQLAGASVCIQTGTTTELNLADYFRANKMRYEPVNTETNEESIVAYESKRCDVYTTDASALASTRAALKKPSDHIILPEIISKEPLGGAVRHGDDRWADIGKWVVNALIIAEEMGITQKNVKGLAKKPGNNPSMNRFLGTEGNMGEMLGLDKNWAVNAVLAVGNYGEIFERHLGPNTPLALQRGLNASWKSGGILYAAPIR
- a CDS encoding ABC transporter permease subunit (The N-terminal region of this protein, as described by TIGR01726, is a three transmembrane segment that identifies a subfamily of ABC transporter permease subunits, which specificities that include histidine, arginine, glutamine, glutamate, L-cystine (sic), the opines (in Agrobacterium) octopine and nopaline, etc.): MDPKAFLSRLWRDEHSRSVIIQVVAVVLLFGLFAYIVRNAIVNLEAIGKGFSFGYLWEPASYDINQHLIEYTSRSTHFRAMLVGILNTLLVAISGIILATILGFTLGVLRLSKNLLASKLAHIYIDYVRNVPVLLHILLVYGIIVNTLPVPRDAQSLGDIAFLTNRGFFLPRPIFEPLFLVILGLFAAGIIFTIWFRRYAADTQRKTGEHYPVFWISLGAILGIPFISYFLIGGPITFELPALTGFNFSGGIVVRPEFTALWIALSLYTAAFIAEIVRAGIISVNYGQTEASLALGINHGRTLNLVVIPQALRVIVPPLTSQYLNLAKNSSLAIAIGYMDIVATIGGITLNQTGREMECMIIVLVLYLSLSLLISFAMNIYNKRTRLVER
- a CDS encoding amino acid ABC transporter permease, coding for MNKETYRVGEHPDLPPPRNVIGIYAWTRKHFFSSATNIVLTLLSLWFLIETVPALADWLFLDAAFTGGSRDECSAKAGGACWAVIGERLNLFTYGFYPAAERWRVNLSLVLLIFTLFPILFEKAPYRKYALHIAVAFPFVTAWLLVGGLGLTPVETDQFGGFMLTLVIGITGIGFSLPIGILLALGRQSRLRAIQIFSIGFIEFIRGVPLITLLFVASTMLNYFLPPGVTFDLLLRVLIMVTLFASAYMAEVIRGGLQAIPKGQFEAADSMGLRYWSAMRLIVLPQAMKISIPGIVNTFIGLYKDTTLVIIIGLLDPLGIGRASLADTRWTGLSTEVYLFVAIFFFISCFGMARYSQHLESKLETDHKR